One genomic window of Sodaliphilus pleomorphus includes the following:
- a CDS encoding ATP-dependent helicase encodes MQSNYIEQLNPQQKAAVLYTDGPELVIAGAGSGKTRVLTYKIAYLLDQGVAPWQIMALTFTNKAAREMRERVELLLDAQDLGKLWMGTFHSIFARILRLNAEKIGFKSNYTIYDASDSVSAIKHIIKDLGYDDKVYKPSSIQARISNLKNAMVSPADYKRDKRWAQEDIEAKRPYLGVIYDAYCTQCRNSQALDFDDLLYYTNVLLRDNPDVRARYMQQFKYILVDEYQDTNFAQDLIIKQLAGDDTKICVVGDDAQSIYSFRGANIDNILNLQSIYPGLKIFKLEENYRSTQNILDVANSLIAANTHQYRKHIFTHNGAGKKVRVIRCASDYEESYIIANTIASLKRQAGYKWSDFAVLYRTNSQSRVIEKALNSGGLANDHGHMRSPIPYRIYGGLAFFQRKEVKDALCYFKMVINPDDEAIRRIINYPRRGIGDTTVEKIHRCAARKKVSMWEVITRPGFYGLDVNRGTLGKIASFKAKVDEIQQLDRAGKDAYETARGIIEKTGLLEILMGDKTPENISRQENLQELLNSVKEYVDNHLEETGNVATLAEYLTDAALATDQDNDQNADGDCVTLMTVHAAKGLEYRNVIISGVEDNRFPSYKNQDRLAQIEEERRLLYVAITRAKENCIMLYSDTVVMAGKPTPVAPSRFIMDIDPKLLLMSQTSFAASKAGSYDSYHSRWDRENEEGYKEHNAHQYQSHRASDSPTRAESQHLQAASPRRLTPVRQVQGRPTTGGGSAHTPDELHVGTVIKHARFGEGTVTNIDLTTDAKITVNFNALGQKLLLLKFAKFDIVG; translated from the coding sequence TTGCAAAGCAACTATATAGAACAGCTCAACCCACAGCAGAAGGCTGCTGTGCTCTACACCGACGGGCCAGAACTTGTGATTGCAGGAGCTGGCTCGGGCAAGACACGTGTGCTCACCTACAAGATAGCCTACCTGCTCGACCAGGGCGTTGCACCCTGGCAGATCATGGCACTCACCTTCACCAACAAGGCTGCACGTGAAATGCGGGAAAGAGTGGAACTGTTGCTCGATGCCCAGGACTTGGGCAAGCTGTGGATGGGAACCTTCCACTCCATCTTTGCGCGCATACTGCGCCTCAATGCCGAGAAAATCGGGTTCAAGTCCAACTATACGATATATGACGCCAGCGACAGTGTGTCGGCCATAAAGCACATCATCAAAGACCTGGGCTATGACGACAAGGTGTACAAGCCATCGAGCATACAGGCGCGCATTTCCAATCTCAAAAACGCCATGGTCTCGCCGGCCGATTACAAGCGCGACAAGCGCTGGGCACAAGAAGACATCGAAGCCAAGCGGCCCTACCTGGGAGTCATCTATGATGCCTACTGCACACAATGCCGCAACTCCCAGGCGCTCGACTTCGACGACCTGCTTTACTACACCAACGTGTTGCTGCGCGACAATCCCGACGTGAGAGCCCGATACATGCAGCAGTTCAAGTACATTCTTGTCGATGAGTATCAAGACACCAACTTTGCACAGGACCTCATCATCAAGCAACTGGCGGGCGACGACACCAAGATATGCGTGGTGGGCGACGACGCCCAAAGCATTTACTCATTCAGAGGTGCCAACATCGACAACATTTTAAATCTACAAAGCATCTATCCTGGCTTGAAAATCTTCAAATTGGAAGAGAACTACCGGTCGACGCAAAACATCCTGGACGTGGCCAACTCGCTCATCGCTGCCAACACACACCAGTATCGCAAGCACATCTTCACCCACAACGGTGCCGGCAAGAAAGTGAGAGTGATAAGGTGTGCAAGCGACTACGAAGAGTCCTACATCATAGCCAACACCATTGCCAGCCTCAAGCGACAGGCGGGCTACAAGTGGAGCGACTTTGCCGTGCTCTACCGCACCAACTCGCAGTCGCGTGTCATCGAGAAGGCGCTCAACAGCGGCGGCCTGGCCAACGACCATGGTCATATGAGGAGTCCCATCCCCTACCGCATATATGGCGGGCTGGCATTTTTCCAGCGCAAGGAGGTGAAAGACGCACTGTGCTACTTCAAGATGGTAATCAATCCCGACGACGAGGCGATAAGGCGCATCATCAACTATCCACGTCGCGGCATAGGCGACACCACAGTCGAAAAAATACATCGCTGTGCGGCCCGCAAGAAGGTGAGCATGTGGGAAGTGATTACCCGTCCCGGCTTTTACGGTCTCGACGTGAATCGTGGCACCCTGGGGAAAATTGCATCGTTCAAGGCGAAAGTTGATGAAATCCAGCAACTTGACCGCGCGGGCAAGGATGCCTATGAAACGGCCCGTGGCATCATCGAAAAAACCGGACTGCTTGAAATACTCATGGGCGACAAGACTCCCGAAAACATAAGCCGGCAAGAGAACCTGCAAGAGTTGCTCAACAGTGTGAAGGAATATGTCGACAACCATCTGGAGGAGACGGGCAACGTGGCAACGCTGGCCGAGTATCTCACCGATGCTGCCCTTGCCACCGACCAGGACAACGATCAAAACGCCGATGGCGACTGCGTGACGCTCATGACCGTGCACGCAGCCAAAGGGCTTGAATACCGCAACGTTATCATCTCGGGGGTTGAGGACAACCGATTTCCTTCTTATAAAAACCAAGATAGGCTCGCACAGATCGAGGAAGAGCGCCGTTTGCTCTATGTGGCCATTACCCGGGCCAAAGAAAACTGCATCATGCTCTATTCCGACACGGTCGTGATGGCTGGCAAGCCCACGCCAGTTGCTCCCAGCCGGTTTATCATGGACATCGACCCAAAACTTTTGCTCATGAGCCAAACCTCGTTTGCCGCCAGCAAAGCGGGGTCCTACGACAGCTACCACAGCCGTTGGGATAGAGAGAATGAAGAAGGATACAAGGAACACAACGCGCACCAGTACCAAAGTCACAGGGCAAGTGACAGTCCCACACGCGCCGAAAGTCAACACTTGCAAGCCGCCTCACCCCGCCGCCTCACCCCCGTGAGACAAGTGCAAGGCCGCCCAACAACTGGAGGAGGAAGTGCACACACCCCCGACGAGCTGCATGTGGGTACCGTCATCAAACATGCACGCTTCGGCGAGGGCACGGTGACCAACATCGACCTGACTACCGATGCCAAAATCACGGTAAACTTCAATGCCCTCGGGCAGAAACTGTTGCTACTAAAATTCGCAAAATTTGACATTGTAGGATAA
- a CDS encoding DUF3332 domain-containing protein → MKKFYLTTAIAITLACSLTFSSCIGSFALTNKVLDWNRQVGSKFVNELVFAAFWILPVYELSALADVLVINSIEFWSGDNPVQAYTKTIDGKNGTYLVKCDSKGYTITNKETKEVVKLDFNAQDNSWSVNKDGKEMKFMQYVDDSHVKMIAPNGTFQTVNLNEQGVYAYQKLAASSMQQYAMK, encoded by the coding sequence ATGAAGAAATTCTATTTAACAACGGCAATAGCCATCACACTGGCATGCTCCCTCACGTTCAGCTCGTGCATTGGAAGCTTTGCCCTCACCAACAAAGTGCTCGATTGGAATCGCCAAGTAGGTAGCAAGTTTGTGAACGAGCTTGTGTTTGCCGCCTTCTGGATACTGCCCGTCTACGAGCTCTCGGCACTGGCCGACGTGCTGGTCATCAACTCAATCGAATTCTGGTCGGGCGACAACCCAGTGCAAGCCTATACCAAGACCATCGACGGCAAAAACGGCACCTACCTGGTGAAGTGCGACAGCAAAGGCTACACGATAACCAACAAAGAGACCAAGGAGGTCGTGAAACTTGACTTCAACGCACAGGACAACTCGTGGTCGGTCAACAAGGATGGCAAGGAGATGAAATTCATGCAATATGTCGACGACAGCCACGTGAAGATGATAGCCCCCAACGGCACCTTCCAGACGGTCAACCTCAACGAGCAAGGCGTGTATGCCTATCAGAAGCTCGCAGCCAGCTCGATGCAGCAATATGCAATGAAATAG
- a CDS encoding transglycosylase SLT domain-containing protein, which yields MLLLLTALLWQSCATSPRVVVETHKMPDTLRVGTLYSPTSFFLYRGDTLGYDYDRVCDFAKAKKIKLQFKVAPNMHTLIDMIKTKKVDLLVYEIPVTAEFNEKVLHCGETNTTYQVLVQPKSRRRISNVTQLVGKTIYVEKGSKYESRLRNLDSEIGGGINIHTVESDTVNVENLIEGVNNGTIPLTLADNDIAKIDKSYYNNIDIGLDVSFPQRSSWAVNLNDDWLADTIDAWSTNERTLLYTEDIANRYFEQNRTSSSSGSSASAAGGKNYVKHSGDISAYDELFKKYARRCPYDWLLLAAIARTESDFSPNEVSWAGARGLMQIMPSGARSLGIDPERLFDPEVNVQCAVSELNYLDRYFSKYVSNSQERMKFVLAAYNGGMSHIVDAIRLAQKYGKDAQLWYDNVEEALKWKSIEKYYSDPVCHYGYFRSGETVAYVHKVEDQYETYKQRY from the coding sequence TTGCTACTGCTACTCACGGCACTGCTGTGGCAGTCTTGCGCCACGTCGCCGCGAGTAGTGGTCGAGACACACAAGATGCCCGACACATTGAGGGTGGGCACACTCTACAGTCCCACCAGCTTCTTCCTGTACCGTGGCGACACCTTGGGCTACGACTATGACCGCGTGTGCGACTTTGCCAAAGCAAAGAAAATAAAGTTGCAATTTAAGGTTGCGCCCAACATGCACACCCTCATCGACATGATAAAGACCAAGAAAGTCGACCTGCTGGTATATGAGATCCCCGTCACGGCCGAGTTCAACGAGAAAGTGCTGCACTGCGGCGAGACCAACACCACCTATCAAGTGCTGGTGCAACCCAAGTCGCGGCGACGCATCAGCAATGTGACCCAGCTCGTGGGTAAAACCATATATGTAGAGAAAGGCTCCAAATACGAATCCCGGTTGCGCAACCTCGACAGTGAGATAGGGGGCGGAATCAACATCCACACTGTAGAGAGCGACACCGTCAATGTCGAGAACCTCATCGAGGGCGTGAACAACGGCACCATCCCACTCACGCTGGCCGACAACGATATCGCCAAGATCGACAAGTCCTACTACAACAACATCGACATCGGGCTCGACGTGAGTTTTCCACAACGCTCGTCGTGGGCCGTCAACCTCAACGACGACTGGCTGGCCGACACGATCGATGCCTGGAGCACAAACGAACGCACGCTGCTCTACACCGAGGACATTGCCAATCGCTACTTTGAGCAAAACCGCACATCAAGTTCTTCAGGCTCATCGGCCAGTGCTGCTGGCGGCAAGAACTATGTGAAACACAGCGGCGATATCTCGGCCTACGACGAGCTCTTCAAGAAATATGCACGTCGCTGCCCCTACGACTGGCTGCTGCTCGCCGCCATTGCCCGCACCGAGTCGGACTTTTCGCCCAACGAGGTGTCGTGGGCTGGTGCAAGGGGACTCATGCAAATCATGCCAAGCGGAGCACGCTCGCTGGGAATAGACCCCGAGCGGCTTTTCGACCCCGAGGTCAACGTGCAATGCGCCGTGAGCGAGCTCAACTATCTCGACAGATACTTCAGCAAGTATGTGAGCAACAGCCAGGAGCGCATGAAATTTGTACTTGCAGCCTACAACGGCGGCATGTCGCACATCGTCGATGCTATCAGGCTTGCCCAGAAGTATGGCAAAGATGCGCAGTTGTGGTACGACAATGTGGAGGAAGCCCTCAAGTGGAAATCGATAGAGAAGTACTACAGCGACCCCGTGTGCCACTACGGGTACTTCCGCAGTGGCGAGACCGTGGCCTATGTGCACAAGGTAGAAGACCAATATGAGACTTATAAACAAAGATACTAA
- a CDS encoding AIR synthase related protein, translated as MSSQRYDMRGVSASKEDVHNAIKKIDKGLYPLAFCKIIPDLLAGDPNYCNIMHADGAGTKSSLAYVYWKETGDLSVWKGVAQDAVVMNIDDLLCVGATSNILLSSTIGRNKNLIPGEVISAVINGTQEFIDEMNNAGVNIVSTGGETADVGDLVRTIIVDSTVTCRMRRDQVVDNANIKAGDVIVGLASYGQATYERQYNGGMGSNGLTSARHDVFAKYLATKYPESYDRAIPEELVYSGSKLLTDVIDGMPVNVGQLVLSPTRTYAPVIKVVLDQMRNKVHGMVHCTGGAQTKVMHFVENKHVIKDNLFPIPPLFKLIKQESGTDWKEMYKVFNMGHRMEIYVDQAEAQEVIDIAKSFNIDAQVIGHVETGECNRLTIKSAEGTFEY; from the coding sequence ATGAGTTCTCAACGTTACGACATGCGCGGCGTGTCGGCATCTAAAGAAGACGTGCACAACGCCATCAAGAAAATCGACAAGGGGCTGTATCCGCTTGCCTTCTGCAAAATCATTCCCGACCTGCTGGCCGGCGACCCCAACTACTGCAACATCATGCATGCCGACGGCGCAGGCACAAAGTCGTCGCTCGCCTATGTGTACTGGAAAGAGACCGGCGACCTGAGCGTGTGGAAAGGCGTGGCTCAAGACGCCGTGGTCATGAACATCGACGACCTGCTGTGTGTGGGCGCCACAAGCAACATTCTGCTCTCGTCGACCATTGGCCGCAACAAGAACCTGATACCCGGCGAGGTGATTTCGGCAGTAATCAACGGCACGCAGGAATTTATCGACGAGATGAATAATGCCGGTGTCAACATCGTCTCGACTGGCGGCGAAACCGCCGACGTGGGCGACCTGGTGCGCACAATCATTGTCGACAGCACCGTCACCTGCCGCATGCGCCGCGACCAGGTCGTCGACAATGCCAACATCAAGGCAGGCGACGTGATTGTGGGTCTCGCCAGCTACGGGCAGGCAACCTATGAGCGCCAGTACAACGGCGGCATGGGCAGCAACGGCCTCACCTCGGCACGCCACGATGTCTTTGCCAAGTATCTGGCCACAAAGTATCCCGAGAGCTACGACCGGGCCATCCCTGAAGAGTTGGTGTATTCGGGCTCAAAACTGCTCACCGACGTCATCGACGGGATGCCCGTGAATGTGGGCCAACTTGTGCTCTCTCCTACCCGCACCTATGCACCGGTCATCAAGGTCGTGCTTGACCAAATGAGAAACAAGGTGCACGGCATGGTGCACTGCACGGGGGGCGCTCAAACCAAGGTCATGCACTTTGTAGAAAACAAGCACGTGATAAAAGACAACCTCTTCCCCATTCCACCCCTGTTTAAGCTCATCAAGCAAGAGTCGGGTACCGACTGGAAGGAGATGTACAAAGTCTTCAACATGGGCCACCGCATGGAAATATATGTCGACCAGGCCGAGGCACAGGAGGTCATCGACATTGCCAAGTCGTTCAACATCGATGCCCAAGTCATAGGTCACGTCGAGACAGGCGAATGCAACAGGCTTACTATCAAGAGTGCTGAAGGCACTTTTGAATACTGA
- a CDS encoding phosphatidate cytidylyltransferase — translation MKNLLTRILSGSIYVVLVVLAIMTIRYTPILFLVVFGLLTALCLWEVYKVTQEGDVMSPLFTIIDILGGVGVFLAFFLMYSGTADTASGSRSFWMLPIIIYLLVRVPLQLYSPITHAVHSLERSFYGIAFVAVPMGMANSICAVGSPMMLLAIFILLWVNDSGAYLVGSAIGKHKLFERISPHKSWEGFWGGAIASIVVAAVLGSYMGQYFPMSSNDIPLPLWGWIGMGLIVPIFGTLGDLSESLLKRTVGVKDTSHIIPGHGGFLDRLDSFLMACPATLVYFILLKTYF, via the coding sequence GTGAAAAATTTACTCACACGTATACTCTCGGGAAGCATATATGTCGTGCTTGTCGTGCTTGCAATCATGACAATACGATACACTCCCATCTTGTTTCTCGTGGTATTTGGGCTGTTGACCGCCTTGTGCTTATGGGAAGTATACAAAGTCACTCAAGAAGGCGACGTCATGTCGCCATTGTTTACTATCATCGACATCCTGGGCGGTGTGGGCGTGTTTCTGGCTTTTTTCTTGATGTACTCGGGCACAGCCGATACCGCCTCGGGCTCACGTTCGTTCTGGATGCTGCCCATTATCATCTACCTGCTTGTCAGGGTGCCCCTGCAGCTATACAGCCCTATCACCCATGCTGTGCACAGCCTTGAGAGGAGTTTCTACGGCATCGCATTTGTAGCCGTGCCCATGGGTATGGCCAACTCAATATGTGCAGTGGGCAGCCCCATGATGCTGCTGGCCATTTTCATCCTGTTGTGGGTCAACGACTCGGGGGCCTATCTGGTGGGCAGCGCCATAGGCAAGCACAAGCTTTTTGAGCGCATATCTCCCCACAAGTCGTGGGAAGGCTTCTGGGGCGGTGCCATTGCGAGCATCGTCGTTGCTGCTGTGCTGGGCAGTTACATGGGCCAGTACTTTCCGATGAGCTCCAACGACATCCCGCTGCCCCTGTGGGGCTGGATAGGGATGGGGCTCATTGTGCCGATTTTCGGCACGCTGGGCGATCTCTCTGAATCGCTACTCAAGCGCACCGTGGGAGTCAAAGACACCAGCCACATCATCCCAGGGCATGGTGGCTTTCTCGACCGGCTCGACAGCTTCCTGATGGCCTGCCCGGCCACACTGGTTTATTTCATTTTATTGAAGACTTATTTTTAA
- a CDS encoding IS30 family transposase — MYKQLTSEQRYTISVLLQTKFSLSFIAETIGVSVSTVSRERRRNSNAKGVYDARTAVLKVKRRKARTPGNRRIAPYVRSRVFELIRKEQWSPEEVAGWLGKKEGITVSKSTIYNWIAALSPHYGDNIRKHLRHGGRPRQKSLLTTKAHIPNRLSIDERPETDYGQTIGDWEMDTIVGKEGKGAIVTLVERRSCFMLMEKLDTGKQAVPLAYAVVRLIRESGLPVRSITTDNGPEFAAHEIIARELNTKVYFAHPYCSWEKGAIENMNGLIRQYIPKKTDFRGISRLYVKSIIEKLNNRPRKKNGFRKPKDMIKEK; from the coding sequence ATGTATAAACAATTAACCTCGGAGCAAAGATACACAATAAGTGTGCTACTCCAAACGAAATTCTCACTTAGTTTCATAGCCGAGACTATTGGTGTGTCAGTAAGCACGGTTTCTCGTGAGCGAAGGCGTAATTCTAATGCTAAAGGCGTTTATGACGCACGTACGGCCGTATTGAAAGTCAAACGACGCAAGGCCAGGACACCTGGCAATCGCCGTATCGCTCCCTATGTACGCAGCCGTGTTTTTGAACTTATCCGTAAGGAGCAGTGGTCGCCGGAGGAAGTCGCCGGATGGCTTGGCAAGAAAGAGGGCATCACGGTGTCCAAGTCAACCATATACAACTGGATAGCGGCCCTTTCCCCACATTACGGGGACAACATCCGAAAGCACCTCAGGCATGGAGGCAGACCAAGGCAAAAGTCCTTGCTTACCACCAAGGCGCATATTCCCAACCGCCTCTCCATTGACGAAAGACCGGAAACGGACTATGGACAGACCATAGGAGACTGGGAGATGGACACCATCGTAGGAAAGGAAGGCAAAGGTGCCATCGTTACTCTGGTTGAGAGGAGGAGCTGCTTTATGCTCATGGAGAAACTCGATACGGGAAAGCAGGCCGTTCCACTGGCATATGCCGTGGTGAGACTCATACGGGAGAGCGGGTTGCCTGTAAGGTCGATAACGACAGACAACGGGCCGGAGTTTGCCGCACACGAAATCATTGCGAGGGAACTTAACACGAAAGTTTACTTCGCACATCCGTACTGCTCGTGGGAGAAGGGAGCTATCGAGAACATGAACGGGCTCATCAGGCAATATATTCCGAAGAAGACGGACTTTAGGGGAATTTCAAGGCTATATGTCAAGAGCATCATCGAAAAATTAAACAACAGGCCAAGAAAGAAAAACGGATTTCGAAAGCCCAAAGACATGATTAAAGAAAAATAG